Proteins encoded by one window of Thermodesulfovibrionales bacterium:
- a CDS encoding radical SAM protein, with product MEFAPKWIAWEITRRCNLRCIHCRSSSETEVQGHLDFSTEEAFRIIDDISSYAKPVVVLSGGEPLLRRDVFEIAKYGTEKGLRMCLATNGTLVTDEVCEKIKDSGIKIVSLSLDGSTETVHDDFRAQKGAFQGTINAARLFKKHGIEFIINSSFTKRNQEEIPKVYKLAKELGATAWYMFMIVPTGRGEEIMNELISKEDYEEILDWHYHMEKDEKDILVRPTCAPHYYRIVLQKSREEGIKFERRSLKFSTGGAKGCIAGQLICLIDVDGNVLPCSYFPMPAGNIRKQTFKEIWENSELFKKLRDFKSYKGRCGSCEFISVCGGCRARAYSVYGDYLEEEPFCSYMPKKLEALKKAGMK from the coding sequence ATGGAATTTGCACCCAAATGGATAGCCTGGGAGATTACAAGAAGATGCAACCTTAGATGCATCCACTGCCGCTCCTCCTCCGAGACAGAGGTTCAGGGTCATCTTGACTTTTCAACAGAAGAGGCATTCAGAATTATAGATGATATATCAAGCTATGCAAAACCAGTAGTTGTACTTAGCGGTGGTGAACCCCTTCTGAGGAGGGATGTTTTTGAAATAGCAAAATACGGTACCGAAAAAGGCCTTAGAATGTGCCTTGCCACAAATGGAACACTTGTTACAGATGAAGTGTGCGAAAAGATAAAAGATTCCGGAATTAAGATAGTATCACTCAGCCTTGATGGCTCAACAGAGACTGTACATGATGACTTTCGTGCTCAGAAAGGTGCTTTTCAGGGAACCATAAATGCTGCAAGACTCTTCAAAAAACACGGCATAGAATTTATTATCAATTCATCCTTCACAAAGCGAAATCAGGAAGAGATACCTAAGGTATATAAACTTGCTAAGGAACTGGGAGCAACTGCCTGGTATATGTTCATGATAGTACCCACTGGTCGTGGGGAAGAGATAATGAATGAGCTCATTTCAAAGGAAGACTATGAAGAGATACTTGACTGGCATTACCATATGGAAAAGGATGAAAAGGACATACTGGTGAGACCAACCTGTGCACCCCATTATTACAGAATAGTGCTACAGAAATCTAGGGAAGAGGGTATTAAATTTGAAAGACGTTCGCTCAAATTCTCCACAGGAGGCGCCAAAGGCTGCATCGCAGGACAGCTCATATGTCTTATAGATGTAGATGGAAATGTCCTTCCGTGCAGTTATTTTCCCATGCCAGCAGGTAATATCAGAAAACAAACCTTCAAGGAGATATGGGAAAACTCTGAGCTCTTCAAAAAACTCAGGGATTTTAAGTCATACAAAGGAAGATGTGGTTCCTGTGAATTTATATCTGTATGCGGTGGATGCCGTGCTAGGGCTTATTCAGTCTATGGAGATTATCTTGAAGAAGAACCTTTCTGCTCCTATATGCCAAAGAAACTTGAGGCTCTGAAAAAGGCAGGGATGAAATAG
- the hflX gene encoding GTPase HflX, whose protein sequence is MIPSLEEDYPLGRKPLRELRLIHTHLKEEPLTQDDLTDLLLLRLDLVVAITLTEGLPEKVYFAHLLPFGSRERYELTGPLSIHQLDMNFLSFIENLEEEMDRARLFVQDKRDRAILISASTRPKYELEESMEELKELAKSADVLVLDTVIQRLKEINPKYLMGEGKLREVIINALDKGATLLIFDQDLTPSQMKEISELTELKVIDRSQLILDIFARRAHSRDGKIQVELAQLKYRLPRLVGKGTAMSRLTGGIGGRGPGEMKLEIDRRRVKERIGLLERELKVLSEARKQRKHRRVERGIPIVSIIGYTNAGKSTLLNNLTNSNVFVEERMFATLDTSSRRLRFPKERDVIITDTVGFIRDLPKDLVAAFKSTLEELEDADLLIHLVDISNPRFEQHIESVEEILKELGLFNKPRLLVFNKIDRVDPEEVDNILKRYDAIGISAINRKTFSPLLNAIYNHIWKEEESVELKLKEAEVL, encoded by the coding sequence GTGATTCCTTCTCTTGAAGAAGATTATCCCCTTGGAAGAAAACCTTTAAGAGAACTTAGACTCATTCACACCCATTTAAAGGAAGAACCCCTCACTCAGGATGACCTTACAGACCTCCTTCTTCTCAGACTTGATCTTGTTGTTGCCATAACTCTTACAGAAGGTTTACCAGAAAAGGTCTATTTCGCCCATCTCCTTCCCTTTGGTTCAAGGGAAAGATATGAATTAACAGGTCCTTTAAGCATTCATCAGCTTGACATGAATTTTCTGTCATTCATCGAAAATCTTGAAGAAGAGATGGACAGGGCAAGACTATTTGTACAGGATAAAAGAGACAGGGCAATACTGATCAGTGCCTCTACAAGGCCTAAATACGAGCTTGAAGAATCAATGGAGGAGTTGAAGGAGCTAGCAAAAAGCGCCGATGTCCTGGTACTTGATACCGTAATTCAGAGATTGAAAGAGATAAACCCTAAATACTTGATGGGAGAAGGTAAATTAAGGGAGGTTATTATAAATGCCCTTGACAAAGGTGCAACACTACTCATATTTGACCAGGACCTCACACCCTCTCAGATGAAAGAAATAAGCGAGCTTACAGAACTCAAGGTGATAGACCGTTCCCAGCTCATACTTGATATATTCGCCAGGAGAGCTCACTCAAGGGATGGCAAGATCCAGGTAGAACTTGCCCAGCTAAAATACAGGCTTCCGAGGCTTGTTGGAAAAGGTACAGCCATGTCAAGACTTACAGGTGGAATAGGTGGAAGAGGACCTGGTGAGATGAAACTCGAAATTGACAGAAGAAGGGTCAAGGAAAGGATTGGACTTCTTGAGAGAGAATTAAAGGTTCTCTCAGAGGCAAGAAAACAGAGAAAACACAGAAGGGTTGAAAGAGGAATACCCATTGTTTCCATAATAGGATATACAAATGCTGGTAAATCCACCCTTCTTAACAACCTCACAAACAGCAATGTATTTGTCGAAGAAAGGATGTTTGCCACACTTGATACATCCTCAAGAAGGCTCAGATTTCCAAAAGAAAGAGATGTAATAATAACCGATACAGTTGGATTCATAAGGGACCTTCCAAAGGACCTTGTTGCAGCCTTTAAATCCACTCTTGAGGAGCTTGAAGATGCAGACCTTCTCATTCATCTTGTTGACATATCCAATCCCAGATTTGAACAGCATATAGAATCGGTGGAAGAGATACTTAAGGAACTCGGTCTTTTCAATAAACCTAGACTCCTTGTCTTTAATAAGATTGACAGGGTAGATCCTGAAGAGGTGGACAATATATTAAAAAGATACGATGCCATCGGAATCTCTGCCATAAATAGGAAGACCTTTTCACCCCTTCTAAATGCCATCTACAACCATATCTGGAAAGAGGAGGAATCGGTCGAGCTGAAACTTAAAGAAGCTGAGGTCTTGTAA
- a CDS encoding NAD(P)/FAD-dependent oxidoreductase, with product MSKEVFDCIIVGAGPGGLQAAIYLGRYNRKVLIIDRGGGRTRHARHIENFLTQKSISGKEIIEIGIEQAKSFNVRIENATVTKVSKNQLFEVYVGEKKYISKFVIVSSGVYDNLPNIENLHKFLGISLFTCIDCDGYKTTNKKLVIIGNSIKTVHLAFAMKEMFTKDITLILYTDKAPYEYKMELERENIGLIIGRPVRIIGDEKMEALVLQDGRRIDCEVIMCHFGYKLNDEFLHGLNLKKDKDGFKYIVNHNYESSLNGLYIVGPLNQGNDQVVIAAGEGAVAAIDINKRLLGIY from the coding sequence ATGTCCAAAGAAGTATTTGATTGTATCATTGTAGGTGCTGGGCCAGGAGGGCTTCAGGCAGCAATATATCTTGGAAGGTATAATAGAAAAGTTCTAATTATTGATAGAGGCGGTGGCAGGACTCGTCACGCCAGACATATTGAAAATTTTTTGACCCAAAAATCGATATCCGGAAAGGAAATTATAGAGATAGGTATCGAGCAGGCTAAGAGTTTTAATGTGAGGATAGAAAATGCTACTGTCACAAAGGTCAGTAAAAATCAGCTCTTCGAGGTATATGTAGGCGAAAAAAAATATATATCTAAATTTGTAATAGTTTCATCAGGTGTATATGATAATCTTCCAAATATAGAAAATCTTCATAAATTCCTTGGAATCAGCCTGTTTACATGCATAGATTGTGATGGATATAAAACAACAAATAAGAAACTTGTAATCATAGGTAATTCAATAAAGACCGTTCATCTTGCCTTTGCGATGAAAGAGATGTTCACAAAGGATATTACCCTTATCCTTTACACTGATAAGGCTCCTTATGAGTATAAGATGGAACTTGAAAGGGAGAACATAGGATTAATAATAGGGCGTCCAGTAAGAATCATAGGAGATGAAAAGATGGAGGCCTTAGTATTACAGGATGGTCGCAGGATAGATTGTGAAGTTATTATGTGCCATTTTGGTTATAAACTGAATGACGAATTTCTTCATGGACTTAATTTAAAAAAAGATAAAGATGGCTTTAAATATATAGTAAATCATAATTATGAATCATCATTAAACGGTCTTTATATTGTTGGTCCTCTCAATCAGGGAAATGATCAGGTTGTTATCGCAGCAGGTGAGGGCGCTGTCGCTGCAATAGATATAAATAAAAGGCTGCTCGGAATATATTAA
- a CDS encoding radical SAM protein produces the protein MSVSNGFDFFIQWHLTERCNLRCRHCYQTGNGKGEMTFKQIEKATEEISDTLISWQETYGIKISPSVNITGGEPFLRRDLYHIAYLMSRHGFDIYILTNGTLIDRDAAHNLYNLGVKGVQVSIEGPEHIHDFIRGKGSFFKSMDGIKNLLEAGLEVTLNVTLSSVNAEHISNLIRLASQMGIQRLGFSRLVASGRGRGMADKVLGSEDLRRIYKDILFSKIDNLKIVTGDPLALQLNKSVSVDEGDIPLGGCAAGISGITILPDGTMTPCRRLLIPIGNIKKDSFRNVWATSRVLGSLRDRTKYKGKCRSCKRWASCRGCRAIAYANSENGGKSSFLAEDTQCFIKDSSDD, from the coding sequence ATGTCAGTGAGCAACGGCTTTGATTTCTTCATTCAGTGGCATCTCACAGAACGGTGCAACCTGAGGTGTAGACACTGCTACCAGACTGGTAACGGAAAGGGGGAAATGACATTTAAGCAGATAGAGAAAGCAACAGAAGAAATATCAGATACCTTGATTAGCTGGCAAGAAACTTATGGTATCAAAATTTCTCCTAGCGTTAATATAACAGGAGGCGAGCCGTTTCTTAGGCGCGATTTATATCATATTGCATATTTAATGAGCCGTCACGGATTCGATATATATATATTAACAAACGGAACTCTTATAGATAGAGACGCTGCTCACAATCTTTATAACTTAGGAGTAAAAGGTGTTCAGGTAAGTATAGAAGGGCCTGAACATATTCATGATTTTATCAGGGGAAAAGGCAGCTTTTTTAAGTCAATGGATGGAATTAAGAATTTGCTCGAGGCAGGGCTTGAGGTCACTTTAAATGTAACCCTTTCTTCTGTCAATGCTGAGCATATCTCTAACCTAATAAGACTCGCCAGTCAAATGGGCATTCAGAGACTTGGATTTTCAAGGCTTGTGGCATCAGGAAGAGGGCGTGGCATGGCCGATAAAGTGTTAGGTTCAGAGGACTTAAGAAGAATATATAAAGATATCTTATTTTCAAAAATAGATAACCTTAAAATCGTAACAGGAGATCCTCTCGCCTTGCAGCTTAACAAGTCTGTTTCGGTAGACGAAGGGGATATTCCCTTAGGTGGTTGTGCTGCAGGAATTTCAGGTATCACGATTCTACCTGATGGAACGATGACCCCTTGCAGGAGATTACTGATTCCTATAGGTAATATAAAAAAAGATTCGTTCCGAAATGTCTGGGCAACCTCAAGAGTCCTTGGATCATTAAGGGATAGAACAAAATATAAAGGGAAATGTCGTTCTTGTAAGAGATGGGCAAGTTGTCGTGGTTGCAGGGCAATAGCCTATGCAAATTCAGAAAATGGAGGAAAAAGCAGTTTCCTCGCAGAAGACACCCAATGTTTTATAAAAGATTCATCGGATGATTAA
- a CDS encoding glycerophosphodiester phosphodiesterase: protein MPTVRGLNHKKGLIIDKQIFLKIGHRGACAYEIENTIESFRKAIELGANAIEFDVRMTKDKKLVLSHDDSLKRVYGIDQKIAETTLKELKNLTKGKICTLKEALDFIDDKVNKILIELKEKGCESQVIKEITKHKLIERTIIISFSEEILSKVREINQKIETGLIYARHKNPISSALSLKAQYLLPLYRFIHTKNVEDAHKKNLKLIVWTINTKEEAEKYISKGVDGIATDRLEILKGIT from the coding sequence ATGCCTACCGTCAGGGGATTGAACCACAAAAAGGGATTGATTATTGATAAGCAGATTTTTTTGAAGATTGGCCATCGCGGAGCATGTGCATATGAAATTGAAAATACTATAGAAAGTTTTAGGAAGGCAATAGAGCTCGGTGCTAATGCTATAGAATTTGATGTACGGATGACCAAGGACAAAAAACTTGTCCTTAGTCACGATGACAGTTTAAAAAGGGTCTATGGTATTGATCAAAAAATAGCCGAGACAACTTTAAAAGAATTAAAAAATCTTACAAAGGGTAAGATATGCACCTTAAAGGAGGCACTGGATTTTATTGACGATAAAGTTAACAAAATACTTATAGAGTTGAAAGAAAAAGGCTGCGAATCTCAGGTCATTAAAGAAATTACTAAACATAAACTGATTGAAAGGACCATTATTATATCTTTCAGTGAAGAAATTCTTTCAAAAGTCAGAGAGATAAATCAGAAGATTGAAACGGGTCTAATCTATGCAAGGCATAAAAATCCAATAAGCTCAGCGCTATCCTTGAAGGCTCAATATCTACTTCCTCTTTATAGATTTATACATACTAAAAATGTTGAAGATGCCCATAAGAAAAATCTGAAGCTCATTGTATGGACTATCAATACAAAAGAAGAAGCAGAGAAATATATCTCAAAAGGTGTTGATGGCATAGCCACTGACAGGCTGGAAATTCTGAAGGGAATCACTTAA
- a CDS encoding cob(I)yrinic acid a,c-diamide adenosyltransferase, translating into MDEFQTGELKLTVLEPKKRVGLILVITGYGKGKTTSALGIALRAVGHNMKVCIIHFMKGDMYSGEIDGVKRLYPNVELHLTGKGFCGLYGNPYPFEEHRANAQNAINLAMEKMKSGNYDILILDEINNALKLKLVDLEQVLELLDKKPPLMHLVLTGRDAHPEVIKRAHTVTEMKEIKHAYRQGIEPQKGIDY; encoded by the coding sequence ATGGATGAATTTCAAACAGGGGAGTTAAAACTCACTGTTTTAGAACCAAAAAAAAGGGTTGGTCTCATTTTGGTCATAACAGGATACGGAAAGGGAAAAACCACATCAGCCCTCGGGATAGCATTGAGAGCTGTAGGTCATAATATGAAGGTCTGTATAATCCATTTTATGAAAGGTGATATGTACTCAGGAGAAATAGACGGTGTAAAAAGACTTTATCCCAATGTGGAACTCCACCTTACTGGAAAGGGCTTTTGTGGTCTTTACGGTAACCCCTATCCTTTTGAGGAACACAGGGCAAATGCCCAGAATGCCATTAACCTTGCTATGGAGAAGATGAAGTCAGGAAATTATGACATATTAATACTTGATGAGATAAATAATGCTTTAAAATTAAAACTTGTCGACCTTGAACAGGTCTTAGAACTTCTGGATAAGAAACCACCTCTCATGCATCTTGTACTTACTGGTAGAGATGCCCATCCCGAGGTCATCAAAAGGGCTCATACCGTTACCGAGATGAAGGAGATAAAACATGCCTACCGTCAGGGGATTGAACCACAAAAAGGGATTGATTATTGA
- a CDS encoding nitroreductase family protein yields the protein MDVIGAIRTRRSINFFDPSKKIPEDGLKELIEISNLAPSSFNLQPWKVIIVTDPEKKKILRKCAFDQPKVEEASAVLIIIADPASVEENIERVLNSWQQLGYMRQEMRGVYKDMASKLYGEPASLKRKLFAVKNASLFAMTLMLAAKGLGFDTHPMDGFDEDCVKREFNIPEDKIIPMLIAVGYLREGITLLPRAWRRDYTEFVRYNSY from the coding sequence ATGGATGTAATAGGTGCTATACGGACTAGAAGATCAATAAACTTTTTTGACCCTTCTAAAAAAATCCCAGAAGATGGATTAAAAGAGCTTATTGAAATTTCAAATCTTGCGCCTTCTTCCTTTAATCTCCAGCCCTGGAAGGTAATAATAGTTACTGATCCTGAAAAGAAGAAAATCCTTAGAAAGTGTGCCTTTGACCAGCCAAAGGTAGAAGAAGCCTCCGCTGTCCTGATCATAATTGCTGATCCAGCTTCAGTGGAAGAAAATATTGAAAGGGTTCTCAATAGCTGGCAGCAACTTGGCTATATGAGGCAGGAAATGAGAGGTGTGTATAAAGATATGGCATCAAAGCTCTATGGTGAACCTGCAAGTTTGAAAAGGAAGCTCTTTGCTGTTAAAAATGCCTCACTATTTGCAATGACATTAATGCTTGCTGCAAAGGGGCTTGGATTTGATACCCATCCAATGGATGGATTTGATGAGGATTGTGTAAAAAGGGAATTTAATATACCTGAAGATAAGATTATCCCTATGCTCATTGCAGTTGGCTATCTCAGAGAAGGTATAACCCTTCTTCCAAGGGCATGGAGAAGAGATTACACTGAATTCGTCAGATATAATTCTTATTAA
- a CDS encoding CBS domain-containing protein: MSCILARDIMHPRISLHAKTPGHEVVERLMSPYPGLPVVDDDLRVIGIVSDYDVFTALKEGRTIHEFSAESLMTCGHAEHGVCDRPVTVTPNTAIEDIVDLFINRNISVLPVVENGRLVGIIPRKSIINALAEKGFWKEHEFQKRV; encoded by the coding sequence ATGTCCTGTATATTAGCAAGAGACATAATGCATCCAAGAATAAGTTTGCATGCAAAAACACCTGGACATGAAGTTGTTGAAAGGCTTATGTCTCCCTATCCCGGTCTTCCAGTTGTGGATGACGACCTTCGGGTTATAGGTATTGTATCAGATTATGATGTCTTTACAGCCTTAAAGGAGGGGAGGACCATACATGAGTTCAGTGCTGAAAGCCTGATGACCTGCGGGCATGCTGAGCACGGAGTTTGTGACAGACCTGTTACAGTTACTCCAAATACAGCGATTGAGGACATAGTTGATCTTTTTATCAACAGAAATATTTCCGTTCTACCTGTAGTGGAGAATGGAAGACTCGTCGGAATTATACCCAGAAAGAGCATAATCAATGCCCTTGCAGAGAAAGGATTCTGGAAGGAGCATGAGTTTCAAAAAAGGGTATAG
- a CDS encoding CBS domain-containing protein has product MENLKAKDVMTRPVISARKNASARDIALQLLSGLFSGMPVTDEKGRVIGMVTEFDLLGNICEGKELAKLTAEDIMTKDVVTVDVNTPVTEILNIMLDRNIIRLPVTEEGRLVGIVARCDILKAYIEPEFVTYM; this is encoded by the coding sequence ATGGAGAATCTTAAAGCAAAGGACGTAATGACAAGACCTGTCATTTCGGCAAGAAAAAATGCCTCAGCAAGAGACATTGCTTTACAACTTCTCTCAGGATTATTCAGTGGTATGCCTGTTACCGATGAAAAAGGTAGGGTTATAGGAATGGTTACAGAATTCGACCTTCTTGGAAATATATGTGAAGGAAAAGAATTAGCCAAACTTACAGCTGAGGACATTATGACAAAGGATGTTGTGACAGTTGATGTCAATACTCCTGTAACAGAGATACTGAATATCATGCTCGACAGAAATATAATAAGACTGCCAGTAACCGAGGAGGGAAGACTCGTCGGGATTGTAGCGAGATGCGATATCCTGAAGGCTTATATTGAGCCTGAGTTTGTTACGTATATGTAA
- a CDS encoding cytochrome P460 family protein → MKKIAIFLLILLVLSLSVSFAKMNKGISLPKEWRNFIHVKSMVIPDKNHGLYGFHHIYVNKKGLETLKKGGMYPEGTIFIGVFYDVVTERDGSINQGKKLFYVYMKKDKRATETGGWRYAAFDPDGKYLEKDVKKECYDCHTAAKDSDYIFSKFIE, encoded by the coding sequence ATGAAGAAGATTGCTATTTTTCTATTGATACTTTTAGTCCTTTCTTTATCAGTATCTTTTGCAAAGATGAACAAGGGTATTTCACTACCTAAAGAATGGAGGAATTTCATCCATGTAAAATCAATGGTGATTCCTGATAAGAACCATGGATTATATGGATTCCACCATATCTATGTGAATAAGAAAGGTCTTGAGACCCTTAAGAAAGGTGGAATGTATCCTGAAGGAACAATTTTCATTGGAGTATTTTATGATGTGGTAACAGAAAGGGATGGCTCAATAAACCAAGGAAAGAAACTCTTTTATGTCTATATGAAAAAAGATAAAAGAGCTACTGAAACCGGAGGTTGGAGATATGCAGCCTTTGACCCTGATGGAAAGTATCTTGAAAAGGATGTAAAAAAGGAGTGCTATGACTGTCACACTGCTGCAAAGGATAGTGATTACATATTTTCAAAATTTATAGAATAA
- the tpx gene encoding thiol peroxidase: protein MERSGLVTIHGNPLTLIGPVLNVGDKAPDFSVLDKDLKEVRLSDFAGKIKIISVTPSLDTPVCDMQARRFNEEAARLPEDVVVLNISMDLPFAISRFCTTAGIDKVKAYSDHRDASFGNAYGVLIKELRLLARSIFVIDKNDRIIYIEIVPEITNQPDYDKAIEIVKKTISNI from the coding sequence ATGGAGCGCTCAGGATTAGTGACAATTCACGGCAATCCTCTTACATTAATTGGTCCAGTGCTTAATGTAGGAGATAAAGCACCAGATTTTAGTGTACTGGATAAGGATCTCAAAGAGGTACGATTAAGTGATTTTGCGGGTAAGATTAAGATAATAAGTGTGACTCCATCCCTTGATACACCTGTCTGTGATATGCAGGCAAGGAGATTTAATGAAGAAGCAGCAAGACTGCCTGAGGATGTTGTGGTTTTAAACATAAGCATGGACTTGCCGTTTGCTATATCGAGGTTCTGCACAACAGCAGGTATTGATAAAGTAAAGGCCTATTCTGACCACAGAGATGCATCCTTTGGTAATGCCTATGGTGTGCTTATAAAGGAGTTGAGGCTGCTTGCCCGTTCAATCTTTGTTATTGATAAAAATGACAGAATAATATACATTGAGATTGTTCCTGAGATAACGAATCAACCTGATTATGACAAGGCCATAGAAATTGTTAAAAAAACCATCTCTAATATTTAG
- a CDS encoding sulfite oxidase gives MRSKGLTRRAFLERVGQMGAALMLSGGILSNKTIAQVTEKPPEQPLFPGKEKMIVLSSRPIVLEMPPEGFEDFITRTDMFFVRNNIGMPEIDVNVWNLTIDGEVKNPLRLSMADIKKFKAVEAVITLECFGNGRSFFEPKPAGNQWKKGGIGTAVWKGIRLKDVLEKAGLTDKSRHVIFDGADEPFTPAAPDFRRSIPIEKAMSPETLLVYEMNGEPLPVYHGYPLRVLVPGWGGSASVKWLINITVSEKEFEGFYMVDKYRHPKNPVAPGTKVQPKDMFVLTELDVKSIITSPSDNARVSGEEISIKGYAWTGEAKIKKVEISTDLGKIWQEAKIIKDGGKFVWSLWEYKWRPKQRGYYVLMSKATDTNGRTQPLYQYWNQDGYLYNVIDKVGVHVE, from the coding sequence ATGAGATCTAAAGGTTTAACAAGACGAGCCTTTCTAGAAAGGGTAGGACAGATGGGTGCTGCCTTAATGTTAAGTGGTGGTATTCTTTCAAATAAGACAATAGCCCAAGTAACAGAAAAACCTCCTGAACAGCCTCTTTTTCCAGGAAAGGAAAAAATGATTGTACTTTCCTCCAGGCCTATAGTATTGGAAATGCCTCCTGAGGGTTTTGAAGATTTTATAACAAGGACTGATATGTTTTTTGTAAGAAATAACATAGGTATGCCCGAGATAGATGTAAATGTCTGGAATCTTACAATCGATGGAGAGGTAAAGAATCCGCTGAGACTCTCTATGGCTGATATAAAGAAATTCAAGGCGGTTGAGGCAGTTATAACCCTTGAATGTTTTGGTAATGGCAGATCATTTTTTGAGCCAAAGCCAGCAGGTAATCAGTGGAAAAAAGGTGGCATAGGTACCGCTGTTTGGAAAGGTATAAGGCTCAAAGACGTTCTTGAAAAAGCTGGTTTAACAGATAAATCCAGGCATGTAATCTTCGACGGAGCTGATGAACCCTTTACTCCAGCTGCACCTGATTTTAGAAGGAGCATTCCAATAGAGAAGGCCATGAGCCCGGAGACATTACTTGTTTATGAGATGAACGGAGAACCTCTTCCAGTGTATCACGGTTATCCCTTGAGGGTACTTGTTCCAGGATGGGGTGGTTCTGCATCTGTAAAATGGCTAATAAATATAACTGTTTCTGAGAAGGAGTTTGAAGGATTTTACATGGTAGATAAATATCGCCATCCAAAAAATCCTGTAGCTCCTGGCACAAAGGTTCAACCAAAGGACATGTTTGTCCTTACAGAGCTTGATGTGAAGTCCATAATAACCAGTCCATCTGATAATGCAAGGGTCTCTGGTGAGGAGATTTCAATAAAGGGTTATGCTTGGACAGGAGAGGCAAAGATAAAGAAGGTTGAGATATCTACAGACTTAGGTAAAATCTGGCAGGAAGCAAAGATAATAAAAGATGGTGGAAAATTCGTCTGGAGTCTCTGGGAGTACAAATGGAGACCGAAGCAGCGAGGTTATTATGTACTAATGAGTAAAGCTACTGACACAAATGGTAGAACACAGCCATTATATCAGTACTGGAATCAGGATGGTTATCTCTATAATGTGATAGATAAAGTGGGTGTTCATGTGGAATAG